One region of Manis pentadactyla isolate mManPen7 chromosome 9, mManPen7.hap1, whole genome shotgun sequence genomic DNA includes:
- the LOC118927993 gene encoding LOW QUALITY PROTEIN: olfactory receptor 4C12-like (The sequence of the model RefSeq protein was modified relative to this genomic sequence to represent the inferred CDS: inserted 1 base in 1 codon; deleted 1 base in 1 codon; substituted 1 base at 1 genomic stop codon): MAFRNVTEFILINLTQNPKMQKIVFGGFLVLYLLTLSGNLLTMITITTSQALNSPIYFFLTQIFLVDIISSFSSAPKLIVDSLHKMKIIFFNGCMAPVYAEHIFGAIEIILLIVMAYDHYVAICKPLHYMTIISHRLCILLLGVSWTVGFLHATIQILFTVWLSFCGPSVKDHFMCDLYPLFKLVCMDTHILGLFIAANSGFICLLNFLLLLVSYVIILRSLRNYSLEAKHXALSTCVAHITVVVLFFVPCIVVYLYLVTTLPIDKTIAIFYTMVAPMLNPLIYTLRNAEXKNAMRKLWRKKVTLDND; encoded by the exons ATGGCATTTAG gaatgtgactgaattcattttaataaatcttacacagaaccccaaaatgCAGAAAATAGTGTTTGGGGGT TTTTTGGTTCTATATCTGCTAACACTCTCAGGTAACCTACTCACTATGATTACCATTACCACCAGCCAGGCTCTGAACTCCCCCATATACTTCTTCCTGACCCAGATTTTCTTGGTAGacataatttcttccttttcttcagcTCCTAAACTGATTGTGGATTCCCTTCACAAGATGAAAATTATCTTCTTTAATGGGTGTATGGCTCCAGTCTATGCAGAACATATTTTTGGTGCTATTGAGATCATCCTGCTGatagtgatggcctatgaccactatgtggccatctgcaagcctctGCACTACATGACCATCATAAGTCACAGGCTGTGTATTCTTCTGCTGGGAGTGTCCTGGACTGTAGGATTTCTCCATGCAACCATTCAGATCCTCTTCACAGTCTGGCTGTCCTTCTGTGGCCCCAGTGTCAAAGATCACTTCATGTGTGACTTGTATCCTCTGTTTAAACTTGTCTGCATGGACACTCATATCCTTGGTCTTTTCATTGCTGCCAACAGTGGCTTCATCTGCCTGTTAAACTTCCTTCTCTTGTTGGTCTCCTATGTGATCATTCTGAGATCCCTAAGAAACTACAGCTTGGAAGCCAAGCACTAAGCCCTTTCCACCTGTGTTGCTCACATCACAGTAGTTGTCTTATTCTTTGTACCCTGTATAGTTGTGTATCTGTATCTAGTGACCACTCTGCCCATTGATAAAACCATTGCCATTTTTTATACTATGGTGGCTCCAATGTTAAATCCCTTGATCTACACCCTCAGAAATGCTG TAAAAAATGCTATGAGGAAGCTCTGGAGAAAAAAAGTGACTTTAGATAACGATTAA